The Caulobacter sp. 73W region CGCCCGAACCGCGGCCGTTATAGGCGCCGTCCGGACCCTTTATGACCTCGACCTGCTCCAGGGCGAAGACTTCGCGGATCTGGCCGCCGGTGTCGCGCAGGTTGTCGACGAAGATGTTGTTGCCGCTGCTCTGGCCGCGGATGAACGGACGGTCGGCCAGGGGCTGGCCGCCTTCACCGGCGCCGAAGGTGATCCCCGGCGAGGTGCGCAGCAGGTCCTGCAGCGAGGTGGCGGCGGTCTGGTCGATGATCTGTTGCGGGATCACGGTGACCGAGCGCGGCGTATCCACCAGCGAGCCGGTGAACTTGGGCGATTCCGGCTTCTGGCCGACCACCGCCTGCACATCGACCCCCGAGACTTCGGTCGTGTTGTCAGCCGCGACGTCCGCGTCGGCTGCGAAGGCGGCGGAAGACAGGCCTGCGGCGCCGGCCAGGACAGCGACGCCCATGACGCGCTTGGCCCGGGCGCGGATGCCCGTCGAGTTGATATTACGCATTTTGTATCCCCGGTTGCCGCAGAACCCCCTCAGGCGCTGCGATTGCGAGGCGTTCTTACTTTGCAACGGCGGTATGACGCAATGATAATCATTCTCAAAAGACCATGTGTGTGCCGGCAGCAACATCCGCTTTTCCACGGCTGCGGAGCGGATTAGGCTCAGCGCCATGTGGAGCCCGCCCGAGAACAAGCTGCCCCTCGTCCTCGCCGCCCTCGGCGCTTGCGCCGTCTGCGGTTTCGCCGTCGGCGTCCAAGGCGCGTTCCAGCGCCAGGGACCGCCCACCGTGGCCGCCGCCGCGCCCGACAGCCTGGTCGCCGCGCCCGCCAAGGACGCCGTGCCCCTGGGCGCGCCGCTGATCGAGACCAAGAAGGTCGCCGAGGCGCCTAAGGAGGAGCCGAAGGAGGAGGAGGTCGTCGAGACCGCCGAGACCACGCCCGCTCCCGTGCCTATCCCCACCGCCCCCGCGCCCACGGCGGCGCCGGCTCCGGCCGATGCGGCGAACGACGCGGCCAAGGCCCCGCCCCCCGTCATTCCCTACTGATCCACGCCTGCTGATCCGGCCCTTTTCGGATCAGCCTGGACCGGAACGCAAAACGGGCGGCCCATCGCTGGGCCGCCCGCTGCATTTTCAGCTTCGGTTGAAGCGGAAGTTTAGGCTTCCGCGTCTTCCTTCGGCTCTTCCTTCTTGGACAGGTCTTCGCCGGTCTCCTGGTCGACGACCTTCATCGACAGCTTGGTCTTGCCGCGATCGTCGAAGCCCAGGAGCTTCACCTTGACCATCTGGCCTTCGGTCAGCACGTCGCTGGGCTTGGAGACCCGCTCGTTGCTGATCTGGCTGACGTGGACGAGGCCGTCCTTGGCGCCGAAGAAGTTCACGAAGGCGCCGAAGTCCACGACCTTCACGACCTTGCCGTCGTAGATCGCGCCGACTTCCGCTTCCTGCGTGATCGACTTGATCCACTTCACGGCGGCTTCGATCTTGGCCGCTTCCGAGGCCGAGACCTTCACGGTGCCGTCGTCGCTGATGTCGACCTTGGCGCCGGTCTTCTCGACGATCTCGCGGATCACCTTGCCGCCCGAACCGATCACTTCACGGATCTTGTCGGTCGGGATCGAGATGGTTTCGATCTTCGGAGCGAAGTCGCCGACGCTGTCGCGAGGAGCGTCCATGGCCTTGTTCATCTCGCCCAGGATGTGGTCCCGGCCGGCCTTCGCCTGCTTCAGGGCCTGTTCCATGATGGCGGGCGTGATGCCGGCGATCTTGATGTCCATCTGAAGGCTGGTGATGCCTTCCGAGGTGCCGGCGACCTTGAAGTCCATGTCGCCCAGGTGATCTTCGTCACCCAGGATGTCGGACAGAACGGCGAAGCCGTCGTTTTCCAGGATCAGGCCCATGGCGATGCCCGAGACCGGACGGACCAGCGGCACGCCGGCGTCCATCATGGCCAGGGACGAACCGCAGACCGTGGCCATCGAGGACGAACCGTTGGACTCGGTGATCTCCGACACCAGACGGATCGTGTACGGGAAGTCTTCCTTGGCCGGCAGCATCGGACGGATGGCGCGCCAGGCCAGCTTGCCGTGGCCGATTTCGCGGCGGCCGGGCGAGCCCATGCGGCCGGTCTCACCCACCGAGTAGGGCGGGAAGTTGTAGTGCAGCAGGAAGGATTCCTTGTAGGTGCCTTCCAGGGCGTCGATGAACTGCTCGTCGTCGCCAGTGCCCAGGGTGGCGACCACGATCGCCTGGGTTTCGCCGCGGGTGAACAGGGCCGAGCCGTGGGTGCGGGGCAGGATGCCCACTTCGCCCAGGATCGGACGGACCTTGTCGACGGTGCGGCCGTCGATGCGCAGGCCGGTGTCCAGGATGCCGCGACGAACGACGTCGGCTTCCAGTTCCTTGAACACGCCGGCCAGCTTGTTCACGTCCATGCCGGCCGGATTGGTGTCCGACAGGCCCATGGCCGCGATCGCCTTCTTCTTGGCGGCGCCGACGGCTTCATAGCGGTCTTGCTTCTTCTGGATCTTGTAGGCGGCGGCGATGTCCGCGCCCACGAGGCCCTTCATCTCGGCCTTGATCGCGTCGGTGTCTTCCGGCGTGAAGTCGAAAGGCTCCTTGGCGGCGTGTTCGGCCAGCTCGATGATCGCGTCGATCACCGGCTGCATCTGGGCGTGAGCGAAGTTGACGCCGCCGAGGACGACTTCTTCGGTCAGTTCCTTGATTTCCAACTCGACCATCATCACGGCGTCGTTGGTGCCGGCGACGACCAGGTCCATGACGCTTTCCTTCAGCTCGTCGAGCGTCGGGTTCAGCACGTATTCGCCGTTGATGTAGCCGACGCGCGCGGCGCCGATCGGGCCCATGAACGGAGCGCCCGACAGGGTCAGGGCGGCGGAAGCCGCGACCATGGCCAGGATGTCGGGATCGTTCTCGAGGTCATGCTGCAGGACGGTGACGACCACCTGGACTTCGTTCTTGAAGCCCTTGACGAACAGCGGGCGGATCGGACGGTCGATCAGGCGGGAGACCAGGGTCTCCTTTTCCGACGGACGGCCTTCACGCTTGAAGAAGCCGCCCGGGATCTTGCCGGCGGCGAAGGTCTTTTCCTGATAGTTGACCGTCAGGGGGAAGAAGTCCTGGCCCGGCTTCTGCGTCTTGGCGAAGACGGCGGTGGCGAGGACGACGGTTTCGCCCATGGTCGCCAGCACGGCGCCGTCAGCCTGACGGGCGATGCGGCCGGTTTCGAGGACGAGCGTCTTGCCGCCCCACTCGATGGTCTTGCGTTTGATATCGAACATTTTTGCTTCTTTCGGTTCCCGAAGACCCATTTCCTCGGGGGGCGGACAGGGGCGGCAGGCCCGGCGGGCGTGGCGGAATCCTCATCCGATCGACAGGCTGCGAGGATTGCTTTTGAACCCTCGATAATCAAACCGGGAACGTCCCGGGCGCCATCGTCCTAAGCCTGTCCAAGGCCGATGGCGAAAACTGGACCGCCCATCCCCGGTGCCGGGAATGGGCGGCGGAGGGATGCGCTTAGCGGCGCAGGCCCAGCTTTTCGATGAGGGTCGAATAACGACCTTCGTCAGACTTCTTCAGGTGGTCGAGGAGCGACCGGCGCTGCGAGACCAGCTTGAGCAGGCCGCGGCGCGAGTGGTTGTCCTTCTTGTGCGTCTTGAAGTGCTCGGTCAGGTTGGCGATGCGCTCGGAGAGGATCGCGACCTGGACTTCAGCGCTGCCCGTATCACCTTGGGTACGGCCATGTTCAGAGATAAGCGCGGTCTTGCGCTCGGCAGTGATCGACATCGGGTTGTCTCCGCTCAGGTGAGTTGGAAGACCCGCACCGGATTGAGCCGTCCGGCGCGCATCTCGCACAGGGCGACGATCTTCTCTCCGTTCATGGCGGAAACGGTGCGATCGCCCTGCGCAAGCTGGGCTTTCAGCGTTTCTACCTGTCGGGGAACGAGAACGATCGGCCGTCCCTGGGCAAGCCGGAAGGCGTCTTCATCGGTCACGGCCAACGCCGGGATGTCGTCCAGCGCGGTCTCGACCGGAAGCAATGCCTCCGACAGTCGCGCGTCATAGTCGAAATTCTCAAGAGTTTCCAGCGATATCGCCGTCTCCTCGGTGAACGCGCCAACCCGTGTTCGGCGAAGCTGGCTGACATGGCCGCAGGTGCCGAGGGCTTCGGCCAGGTCGCGAACCACGGCGCGGACATAGGTGCCCTTGCCGCAATCCATCTCCAGCTCGACGTGATCGGCGTCCGGCGCGGCCACGAAGGACAGGGCGTAGATGTTGACCTTGCGGGTCTTCAGCTCGAACTCCACGCCCTCGCGCGCCAGGTCATAGGCGCGCTCGCCATCGACCTTGATCGCCGAATAGGCGGGGGGCACCTGGTCGATCTCGCCGATGAAGGCCGGCAGGGCGGCCTGCACCTGCTCGACCGTGGGGCGCACGTCCGACTGGGCCGTGGTCTCGCCCTCGCGGTCGAAGGTGGCGGTCGTGCGGCCCCATTCGATGACGAAGCGATAGGTCTTGTCGGCGTCCATCAGGAACGGGACGGTCTTGGTCGCCTCGCCCAGGGCCAGGGGCAGGATGCCGGTGGCCAGGGGGTCCAGGGTGCCCGCGTGACCAGCCTTCTGGGCGTTGAACGCCCGGCGCACCCGGCTGACGGCGTGGGTCGATCCCAGGTCGTACGGCTTGTCGAGATTGACCCAGCCGGAGACGGCCTCGCCCTTCTTGCGGCGGGCCATCAGTCCCGATCCTCAGAACCTTCGTCCTCGTCGCCGAGAACATCGCTCAGGCGGCGGATGTC contains the following coding sequences:
- the pnp gene encoding polyribonucleotide nucleotidyltransferase, which encodes MFDIKRKTIEWGGKTLVLETGRIARQADGAVLATMGETVVLATAVFAKTQKPGQDFFPLTVNYQEKTFAAGKIPGGFFKREGRPSEKETLVSRLIDRPIRPLFVKGFKNEVQVVVTVLQHDLENDPDILAMVAASAALTLSGAPFMGPIGAARVGYINGEYVLNPTLDELKESVMDLVVAGTNDAVMMVELEIKELTEEVVLGGVNFAHAQMQPVIDAIIELAEHAAKEPFDFTPEDTDAIKAEMKGLVGADIAAAYKIQKKQDRYEAVGAAKKKAIAAMGLSDTNPAGMDVNKLAGVFKELEADVVRRGILDTGLRIDGRTVDKVRPILGEVGILPRTHGSALFTRGETQAIVVATLGTGDDEQFIDALEGTYKESFLLHYNFPPYSVGETGRMGSPGRREIGHGKLAWRAIRPMLPAKEDFPYTIRLVSEITESNGSSSMATVCGSSLAMMDAGVPLVRPVSGIAMGLILENDGFAVLSDILGDEDHLGDMDFKVAGTSEGITSLQMDIKIAGITPAIMEQALKQAKAGRDHILGEMNKAMDAPRDSVGDFAPKIETISIPTDKIREVIGSGGKVIREIVEKTGAKVDISDDGTVKVSASEAAKIEAAVKWIKSITQEAEVGAIYDGKVVKVVDFGAFVNFFGAKDGLVHVSQISNERVSKPSDVLTEGQMVKVKLLGFDDRGKTKLSMKVVDQETGEDLSKKEEPKEDAEA
- the rpsO gene encoding 30S ribosomal protein S15 produces the protein MSITAERKTALISEHGRTQGDTGSAEVQVAILSERIANLTEHFKTHKKDNHSRRGLLKLVSQRRSLLDHLKKSDEGRYSTLIEKLGLRR
- the truB gene encoding tRNA pseudouridine(55) synthase TruB; amino-acid sequence: MARRKKGEAVSGWVNLDKPYDLGSTHAVSRVRRAFNAQKAGHAGTLDPLATGILPLALGEATKTVPFLMDADKTYRFVIEWGRTTATFDREGETTAQSDVRPTVEQVQAALPAFIGEIDQVPPAYSAIKVDGERAYDLAREGVEFELKTRKVNIYALSFVAAPDADHVELEMDCGKGTYVRAVVRDLAEALGTCGHVSQLRRTRVGAFTEETAISLETLENFDYDARLSEALLPVETALDDIPALAVTDEDAFRLAQGRPIVLVPRQVETLKAQLAQGDRTVSAMNGEKIVALCEMRAGRLNPVRVFQLT